In Parasteatoda tepidariorum isolate YZ-2023 chromosome 2, CAS_Ptep_4.0, whole genome shotgun sequence, one DNA window encodes the following:
- the LOC107440066 gene encoding uncharacterized protein — protein sequence MGSVEKVKEILIEEVKKVPAIWDKGHRNHHNRYHLEKQWKKISQDVGITDSRARKTWKNLRQEFGKQMTKALKADCTLESLHSEWPFFQQLMFLRDQFSNKRPSDDLLPIKIEDNDDFDLDSRSRVDNTDVAEGMDIPTPSPAGSSIDSSPSPSPSPALSLDTYGMSSPAGHHKRKMSSKFHPRKKRHKESPCIGSFDEDVGFFNSLLPHVKRLAPQQKLLFRMKLQQYLYDLSYGYSNSRQNMLYDSATNLTLYQPPVLNQNSLYQSPHHTISSPNTNHTNSLKQVIPENSSRESPNLALVQKERSPSIEQTPSKQ from the exons ATGGGATCAGTAGAAAAAGTTAAGGAGATCTTAATCGAAGAAGTGAAAAAGGTACCCGCTATATGGGATAAAGGACATAGAAATCACCATAATAGGTACCATTTGGAGAAGCAATGGAAGAAAATATCTCAAGACGTGGGTATAACag ATTCTCGAGCTAGAAAAACATGGAAGAACTTGAGACAAGAATTCGGGAAACAGATGACGAAAGCCTTAAAAGCCGACTGTACTTTGGAATCACTCCATTCTGAATGGCCATTCTTTCAGCAACTAATGTTCCTGAGAGACCAGTTCTCAAATAAAAGGCCAAGTGATGATTTGCTGCCAATCAAAATCGAAGACAACGACGACTTCGATTTAGATTCAAGAAGTCGAGTGGACAATACAGATGTGGCTGAAGGGATGGACATTCCAACACCATCTCCGGCAGGATCCAGTATAGACTCCTCTCCATCACCAAGTCCTAGTCCTGCTCTGTCCCTGGACACCTATGGAATGTCCTCTCCAGCTGGACATCACAAGCGGAAGATGTCCTCTAAATTTCATCCAAGGAAGAAGCGTCACAAGGAATCGCCTTGCATAGGAAGTTTTGATGAAGATGTGggatttttcaattctttgttGCCCCATGTGAAAAGATTGGCTCCACAACAAAAACTCCTGTTCCGTATGAAACTTCAGCAATACCTATATGATTTGTCATATGGCTACAGCAACAGCAGACAAAACATGCTTTATGATTCGGCAACAAATTTAACTTTGTATCAGCCACCGGTTCTTAACCAAAATTCATTGTACCAATCACCCCACCACACGATTTCATCGCCAAATACCAATCATACAAATAGTCTGAAACAAGTAATTCCAGAAAACTCTTCCCGAGAGTCACCAAATTTGGCTTTGGTACAAAAAGAACGTTCTCCTTCAATAGAACAAACTCCATCAAAACAGTAA